CAGGTGGTACTTCAACAAAACCCCGAGGTGGCAACAACTCCTGGTAAGTCTCCGTGCCAAGATTGAGCGAGACAATCACAAATTGGTCGATGGTAATATCATTCCAATCatattcagtcttatttcgaataGCCAACCAGTTAATAGTACTACTTACATAAACACCACTATTCACAAATGGGTAACGGCCGGGACTACTAGGATGAAGGCCAAATGGAACCGTTGGAAAACACTCAATGTTTTTCCAAACATTGTCACTCAAACTAAAAACTTTCACCTTGTTTGGAGAGAATGCCACCACCTTATACGAGTTGGCTGAAACATCATAACCAAATGCCAATCTCCAAAAGTCAGTTAGATAACCTAATTTTTCAGATAATGTCCTCGTGGCTGGGTTCCAAAAACGGAGCCAGAATATTTTATTCTTGGTAGCCCAAAAACCACCGAGCAAGCAGAGCAATCCATTACATGAACCAACTATCTTCCAGCAATCCATATTCCTCAATCGGTAGTGAGACTGAGGATCATAGGAATTAGTGATACGCCTCAATCGATAGTTGTCAATGATGAGCAATGGACTCTCTATCAAATCAGTTACGGTAAAGGGTACGACACTGCAATCCGAATCCTCGTCAGGCATAGACCATTCTGGTGTCAGTAAGAAATGGGTATTTTTTGGCGATCGCTGAAGGTGCAATTTGGCGAAAGCAGGACCGGAGATTAGGGTTTTCAATGACTTACAAACACATTTCATTTGCATGAGAGTTTTGACAGGAAGCCGCGAAAGAATTTCTGAAATGAGTTCATCAAGGAGGACTGACAACGACGGCGGAGCGCCGTTTAAATGCGGAGACTTCACCTGAGGTGAATTCATGAACGGCTACTGAGTCTGTGCCGGTAAGAACGCACTGATGTTAAAATTGAGATACAACGTATTGAAGTTGAAACCCTCGTAATTTACCCGgaaaaataaagataagaaattttattttgaaaagttgtttcgcaaacattttgatatttttagaaaaatttatagttttaattaattttttaaaatttcacggGAATCTCATTCCCATCCTTTTACATGAGAATGATTTCATATGAGAATGATTTCATGAGAATATGAGAAGTTATTTTCATTCTTGTAATAAACATGAGTATACacattttttattgatatatggAATCTTATTTCTAAATTTGAAACAAATACACCCTAacatttgtgtatttttttttacaagtCGTGCAAGTCTTTAAACagcataattattttataaaaaaactagtaggaaacccgtgctatcgcacgggtcagGTCGAGgtttcacattacatgtatccaaATATCACTTGTAAAGTTCTT
The Vicia villosa cultivar HV-30 ecotype Madison, WI linkage group LG6, Vvil1.0, whole genome shotgun sequence genome window above contains:
- the LOC131611662 gene encoding F-box/kelch-repeat protein At3g23880-like; translation: MNSPQVKSPHLNGAPPSLSVLLDELISEILSRLPVKTLMQMKCVCKSLKTLISGPAFAKLHLQRSPKNTHFLLTPEWSMPDEDSDCSVVPFTVTDLIESPLLIIDNYRLRRITNSYDPQSHYRLRNMDCWKIVGSCNGLLCLLGGFWATKNKIFWLRFWNPATRTLSEKLGYLTDFWRLAFGYDVSANSYKVVAFSPNKVKVFSLSDNVWKNIECFPTVPFGLHPSSPGRYPFVNSGVYVSSTINWLAIRNKTEYDWNDITIDQFVIVSLNLGTETYQELLPPRGFVEVPPVEPSVNVLMDCLCFSHRAKGTHFVIWKMMEFGVRESWTLFLSISFQSLRIYHGIDDWLAYGSQLFLFPLYFSDSSDTLIIASNQEGDGFYNQPAILYNWRYNIVEEITSKHTEILWFYTKDYVESLVSTCPKTTPSTSSTYGIIDG